Genomic DNA from Solanum pennellii chromosome 3, SPENNV200:
TATAGATATCTGAAGCTGCTGCTGCTGAGCGAGAGAGCGAAAAAATTCATGCAGTTTCCATTAGCATGCCACCCACTCCGAAAAAAGTTGGTTTTGCTGAGTCAATAGAAGCTCCTGATTCTGCTGCTGCTACATCAAAAGATAGTAAAACTAAGTTTTATTCTCAGCCTATGCCGAGAGCTAATACTACTAATGCATCTTCAGCTGGAGCTCATGCTAGCTGTGAACTTGCTAGGCATCCAAGGATTAGCAAGTTGAAGGATAAAAGATTTGACAGCTTCAAGACATGGTCTGGTGGGCTTGAGAGACAATTATCAAATTTGCGCGGAAACAGGAACCAGGAAACAGAACAAGAGTCTGTAGCTCAACCCTGTGCTGAACCGGAACCTAATACTCCGGTTAATATTCCTGTGGATCGATTTTTTGATGCCTTGGAGGGACCAGAACTTGATAAGCTAAGGGTATGTTTTTCCTGCTTTTATCGATTGATTTTGGGTAATAGAttgtctttttagtaattattAGTGTGAATGAAGATAGTGAATTGGATGTTTCCTACACAGGCTTCAGAGGAAAGTATCCTTCCAGAGGACAGGACATGGCCATTTCTACTCCGTTATCCTATTTCATCGTTTGGTATCATTCTTGGCGTTAGCAGCCAAGCTATAATGTGGAAAGCCTTGGCTACTTCTGCCTCCACCAAATTCCTCCACATAAGCATGGATGTAAACCTTGTGCTCTGGTGGATCTCTGTTGTCCTGATGGCGATTGTTACTTTCACTTATGCGCTGAAAATCATTTTCTACTTTGAAGCAGTTCGTAGGGAGTACTACCACCCGATACGTGTTAACTTCTTCTTTGCTCCATGGATAGCACTTCTATTCTTAGCACTTGGACTTCCACCTTCAGTCTATCAAAACCTTCCTCATGCTTTATGGTATGTCCTTATGACACCATTCTTATGTTTGGAGCTCAAGATTTACGGACAATGGATGTCTGGTGGTCAACGAAGGCTCTCAAAGGTAGCCAATCCATCGAATCATCTCTCAGTTGTGGGAAATTTTGTTGGTTCCTTGCTTGGTGCATCCATGGGACTTAAAGAAGGACCGATTTTCTTCTTTGCTGTTGGATTGGCTCATTACACTGTTCTGTTTGTAACGCTCTACCAAAGACTTCCAACAAACGAGACACTCCCAAAAGAGCTACATCCTGTGTTCTTTCTATTTGTTGCTGCCCCTAGTGTTGCTTCTATGGCATGGGCAAATATCCAAGGGTCCTTCGATTTTGGTGCACGGATCGCCTACTTCATTGCCTTGTTCCTTTACTTCTCACTGGTAAATATTACTCCCTTTACAAAAATTTTGGGGCCTATTCTTGTGTTATGTCATGACAGCAAGCTGATCCATTTCCTTTGTgctttttcttattcatttaCAGGCTGTTCGGATTAATTTCTTCCGAGGCTTCAGGTTCTCATTGGCTTGGTGGGCTTACACTTTTCCAATGACCGGAGCTGCTATTGCCACGATCAAATACTCGATCATGGTTAACACGGTTGTGACAAAGTGCCTGGTTGTTATACTTTGCACCCTTTCTACATTCACAGTGACAGGACTGCTTGTGACAACCATCATCCATGCCTTTGTTCTAAGGGACCTCTTTCCAAATGACATTTCTATTGCAATTAGTGAAAGAAAACCTAAAACACATAGACGATGGTATCATCATAGACGAGCTGGAAGCACAGATATTGATCAATTCCTTAAGTACGCTGATTCTGCTGAAGCCAAAGATATCGAAGCAGCTCTATCTGGCAGCGTAGAGTTAATAAGCACCTCTGCTCCAAAAGAAGTTAGTCAAGATTGAGTCGTTCTGTTTGAGGATCCTGCATTAAAATAGCTTGCATTCGCTTGTAAAGCCTTAAGCTTTTAATCAAGTGAGAAACACCAAGAGTTTGGTGATCCTGTGAACTTGATATAGAAGAAGGCACATGAAAGGTCTTGTAAAAAGAAGGATGCATGAGGAGAACGAGTGTCGTTCCAACTTTAAAGTTTTCCTTTTTGTATAAAGTGTTTGAGATGAGTATCTATAATAAAAGGGTCCTTAGTTATCTCTTTTCACCTCTGAGGATTGCTGtcttttttgttgtgttttatACAGAAGGACTGAGACTTTTAAGCATTTTCACCTACGAGAATAAAGTAACAAGTCTCAAGTATTTGAAGCCAAAGAGAAGATGTTTATCATCTATATCATTTAAATATCTTACAAATCGAAGTGATTACTAGCTGAAAAAGAAGTGAAAAAGGCCATCCTCATCAGTCATCGCGGCAAAGCTTTCAGATGCTTGCAATTGTCTTCTGCTCCATGATACTATATCTGTAGAGccaataattttgtatatgaGAAACTACTGAACTCACTCGACTATTGAcattactatttaattttctactGAGGTATATTCTACTGGTAGTTGTAGTATTGCTTTTGTAGTTTCTGGTCCTTtggtttttgttattattttgttgtcttGTTCTGTGACTATCATATTATGTTGTTGTAGTTACCATTTGTTACTATCTGCTATTTCTTATACTTATGTTACTTCTGCATACACTCTACTCTCCTCGGACCCCATTTGGTGGGGGACTATACCGGGTATTTTGTagatgttgttgttgtcaattataaaaaaatgtacGCGATCAAATTTAGATTGATGATCAAAGGAGGGGTTCCATGACATGCATGTATCTTCTTTACCAACTTTTTAAAAGGGAAACAGGGTTAACATGCCTTCTGAGAAGCAAAATAGCAGCACAACTCATTGATAACCTACCCTTCCAATATGTCCATAGTGAATGTTTGGTCACATGaattcatttcaaaattttgttttatgtcATTGATATGAATCACTCGACAATATTTTGGTTCCTCATAAGTGTTGTCTCTTTTATtattgttgaatgccttgaatcggacccgttacaaacagaaaggacgggggtctcgctgaccggtcagcgagtcggggggtccaggggggcgacgcgccccctggcctggggtccgggggggcggagacgcccccggcccgacggtatacaatgttgttgtattgggcccttaattatctgtcaattctgtatgttgggcccaagcctattagggcgtagcttagcactatatatagacgctatggcaaaccctattctgtaattctgttcttgcctctccataataaaactgctccccctcttccccgtggacgtagccaatttattggtgaaccacttaaatctgttgtctttgtttttcgcgtttatattttctcgtattatctcgaattctgCATAACAATTATGTCGAAGCAAAATATTGCAAAAGCTTATAATAAGCTCTAATATTAAGAATCTATATATTAGACGATTCCAATTAAATGAGAATCGAAACGTAGTTTATTGAAAATGTCGTATAATAGCAACATGATAAATTCCAAAACTTGGAAATTGATCTACTTTCATTTGTAGCCAATAGGTTGAAGATGTCACTGTTGACATATAAACATGTTGCTAATAGTACATGTAGTGTCGTGTGACAAATAAATCAGCACAATGGTGACTCAACTTACTTGGTGCTGCTGACAGTAGATTAAAGTATCAATCACAAAATTGACTAGACATAGGAAAAAACTATATTATTTAAAGATGACATTATTTGGTTGCGCTTCTTTAGGCTCTAACGAAATTTAAAACATGCTATGGGATACAAAATTGCAATCgaaaataaatttgagttatttttgGCACTATACGATAACTTTCGTTATGTTAGGGGAATATAACTGATTAtacatacacacaaaaaaaaatgtactaactttataatGTTTGTACGAGtgattaaaaacaaaaattcaattgaacctcttcaatacaGGCAGCTACAACCCCCAAAAGGGGGTATTACTAAGGAAGAAGACATGtttaagaagaaagaaaacacAGACTATCTTTTGTCTATGTTTCCTTTTTCCCCCATTTCACATGTTATTAGTACCTAATTTGCTCTCGGGAAAATTCTCCCtattcacttttacttgtcctgTATTTTGTCACTTTATCcatattgattgatttttttttctttatatagtAAAAGTGAAAATATACTAATAAAGTTGATAAGTAAAGgacaattttcacatatagcaaacaaaaaatttatatttgtatgctatagcaaagtttgcataattgcgctctatAGCAAAGATAtaactgtataatttgctatacatatacaactgtataattcgctggcctcactatacatatacaattgtatgattcgctggcctatttcgctacaattgtataattcgttggcctatttcactgcaattgtataattcgcaattgtataattcgctggcctatttcgctgcaatatgtgtataaaatttgcattgcatacaattgaatcgaagtgaaacgtttgtatattgtataactataagtgtataggaagaagatatatgtttttctctcgctttatacaaaaacagaaacacaatttatacacttctgttgtataaagcgagagaaaattgtatttcactgcaattgtataattcgctggcctttttcgctgcaatatttgtataaaatttgcatttatatacaattgaatcgaagtaaaatatttgtaaattttataattaagtgtatagcacgaagatatatgtttttgcatgtgtatatacaattttctctcactttatataaaacagaaacacaatttatacacttctgttgtataaagcgagagaggcgagcagagggagagtggcgagcgagaataggagagtggcaagcgagagttttgggagagaggcgactgacaaACTTTGACAAACATTTGCTAtgggcacaattaaatcaaacagtaactactccatttattttagattattagtttcctattatatacaattaccCCATGAGTGAGTAAAAGTGAACAAACATATCAAGAGAGTTCGGGGAGAGCCAAATTATGGACCCAACCCTGAGCGGAGGCccatgattaatttattttaggttattagtttgctattatatacaattaccCCATGAGTGAGTAAAAGTGAACAAACATATAAAGAGAGTTCGGGGAGAGCCAAATTATGGGCCCAACCCTGAGTGGAGGCCCatgattcatttattttgggTAAAGAAACGGATTAGTTCCGTCCGCCATGGGCTTGAAGCATGAAAATGGTTTTGGAATTATTTGATGCTTGACGTAGACATTGATTGATGATGATGGTATTTGGATCTTCATGTTAAACAGTAAAATAGGTCGGCTTGAAGCATTTAATGAGATATTTTCATATTCCCTTCGTTTCTATTTATATGTCGTTAGGTGTTGGACACCCTTCATTAGAAAATTACgttgtatatatatgtcaaATTCTGCATtcaaaagatatatatttgaaaGTTGGACACATTTCGCAAAAGTTGTGTCTTTGACACAATGATAATGGATATCCATTTGAATGGAGAAGTTTTGGCTTCGAACCCCAAATagcacaattttttatttttttttgtattacaCCATTATTTTTGGACACATTAGTAAATTTTCTGGCTCTATTTTATTGAAAACTTGAGTTCAAGATAACACTAAATAAggatataatgataaatttttctaatttcttaAGAAACGTAAAATCTAAAATAACGACGATCGACAACTAATGGTGaacttgatttttctttctaaCACGTAAAATGTTCATGCCTACGTAAAAATGTTTATTTGAATCAACAATGTCtctcatatattaaaaatgatttaaatttcCTCTATTTTCACCTATTGATTCTAATTATCTTTTAACTcgattgtttttttcttttctttctaccTCTTAACCTTTTACATggattttgaattaaaattatctCTCATTTTACGAAATTATGAGATGAGGCATGTATTGAAACATGTGCGagactttaattaaatatacCGCATTCTTTTTTGATCCACTTATACTCAACTTTACAAATAACTCGATGGATTTGAGTTTGTTTATTTGGTTGTAAACGATAAAAAGATGTTGAGTTGAACCTAAATAATCTAGAACCAACTAGAGTTTCTTTATACCAATTTTGATCCAAAATTGCATTTCAAGTTTGTGCTTTTgggaaatatattattttgtaataaatCTATGGAATATATAATTGGACAATTATGAAGGAAGAATAGTGGTGGAATAGGCATtgatttataattatgttgtcAAGAATTGAGGTTTCACAAAAACATGGTGGAATGGGCAACAAACTataaaccataaccaatgtctaAAGTTGAACATACAAAGCCAAGGGGATAACGATCCTTATGCTATTGACTTTCACATGGTGGGTCACTTTTATCACATTCcatataacattataaactaAGGTATCCTTGTTAAGTAAGTGGACGTTCAATTATGTACAATTAAGCATCTCctattacaatatatatatatatatatatttgactacaatatatgtttttatagtaatattttgCTATAGCAGTTACTCCCTttgttcacttttatttgtcaagtTGCGTTTTTCGAAAATCAAATTTgacaaagttaaattagattatattaattcgatattttaaacaaaaaatataaatattcaaaaaccgtatgaaaagtactataaattgcaatttttttgcatatcagtatgatgaaaaatatatcttaaaatgctagttaagtttttataatttaactctaaaaataaaaaccatgaCAATTAATTATGGACGGAGAGAATAAAAgttatcaaaataaatgatgttattataaaaaaaatggataatGCTTATTTAAAAGGAAAGGATTAACGAGTCtaagaaagtgaaactttttAGGAAAATTAGAACTTTTAGTTACTTAGATATCCATAAATTCTAATATCCGtccttatatttttaattaggcATATATCagctttaatttaattgaaatttgataTGTACATCTTTTATCTCTCGAATCATAAATCTTCGTaaattaacaaattattaaaTGCTAAATTATTCATTTACTGATGTgttatgttaatttttattgttacaaaaataaataacatattttagtTAATTGAGATATAGAAGtgctttaaaaatattaaatgaaccAAAATCAGAATTTATCAATAACTCGAGGAACAAAAGTGCAATTATTCCTCAATCTAAATTTCCCGAAGTAGagctactctttttttttaggttATGGGTGTATGCCGGAgcataaaatgtaattttattaaCACTTTGTTTGGAAGGTTGTTACGTGTTATTTGCTTATTTTATAATGTGTTGTATCATTTTGTATCGTTACATAATATCacacatttattatttaaataaaccTATAAGCAAAGTAGGGTACGGTGTAGAAATACTATGAAAAAAGTAGGATAAAAGATGAAATACacttattaaataataaataaatttaaaatgaaaaataaaatattaaagtaacGACACGATCACACCAAATtgatcttttataaaataagttttttcaaGGTTACCTAAGATGAATTTAAAGAATAAGatacaataaaattttgaataacagttaatatttaaactaacaatataattaaaataacgGATAACAACCATCCAAAAAAATGTAAACTGTACAAGAgaaaactttttcttttagaatatttaaattAAGTGTTATCGGCTATTAATCGGAGCAACATAAAATGGTCACGTCAATAAGAAGGGGCCAAGAAAaagtttgaattattattattcttagagCTCCATCAAAACTTTGTAGTTTAGATCACCAAAATaatgattatttaatataaaaataattctagTAATGATTGCCAATAACTCACAGATGGAATAAAAGACAATATATTGGCTAGcttatattttgtgaaaaaaatgaaagagttTAAATAGACCATATAAGATAGAAATTAAAAAGATTATAGTTAGTCTCACGTTGCCTTTAGCCTTACCAGGGATTTCAGAAAAAGTATGGTCTCAACGTAATTAATTTGTGGATTAATTATTAGGGTAATTATATCTACGTACGCTTGAATTAATTATAGAACTTGTATTCGagaatttaaaatcatttacTATTCAATATTCATGCTGTGTTTCTTACCTGCtctgaaatgaaaaatgaattttttaagagaaaaatgtcatgttaattatttcatttattttaggtcCTATATGATTTCTATGAGTTTTGATTTcctatttttctatatataataagaagCTATAGCAGCAGCAATGGGTTCGCTTCAGTTGACGCCAAATTTATGTTTTATCGTATATTTTCTCCGTTCACTTTTAATTATCgcgattttcttttttaattcaattttaattaacattttataatgtatttttttttattatattgatatgaaaAAATTGCAATCTATAGTATTTTCGTGTAggttttgaatatctaaattttttgttcaaaatatcGAATTAAAGTGACAGAGTACTAATTGGTACAATTGCCGATGTCAATTAGTACATCCGACCCTAAATTCTTCAGATATCAATCTTGTGAATGTGAATCTTTATTTGTTAACAAAAATTTAGTTGTCTCTTCAAATTATATTGTTCCTTATAAAATGAGACTAAAAaagtaacatatattttttgaaaatgacctaaaaattactacaaatcacaaaatttaaaatatttaggagatacataaaaaaaatgattgaacTCTCGAACACAAAAAGTAACATATGTTATTAAGAACTCaaataaaaagtactataaattaaaataattgatatattaaaatatccacatgaccaaaaaaaaatgtttgtgcTGCATCTGTCACATAAACTAGGATTGAGatggttttaaaattttaattttgattatacattataaaataaccGAATAATTGAAATGCTATAGTTTTCTAAAAATAACCAACCGACCCGTCATTTTCCTAATGTTACCtcttttttgtttagttttacttaaatttgaaaaaatttatttcatttctatCCTCAATTTCATTGCTacctttattttctatttagCAATAATATAACTTTTATTCAAGTTGTTGTCCGGGCTttgtttactaatattattagaAGATATTACATATGCCAATAGGATATACAGTAAACTTCTTAGCATTTTTTATTGTGTAAATTAggtatataacattttttatagtaatattcTCAAGTTATAGCACTAGAGTTTGAATTTCAttgtataacatttaatatctcaagttatagcatttttaaaaaaaatataatgttaattttaaattattaaaaagagttgttaaaataaaaaataaattaaaaaatggacaaattaataatgaaaaataggatcttttattaaataaattaaatataattattaattactgtTAATAAATTAGCACGTTTTAagggattttaaatttttttaaattagttagTTGCCTTAATTCTCTCAAATTAGtttaaatgatattaatttttgatttaattccTTGAAAAGCTCTACCAAATTGGCATGAACGTACATGTCATTTTGTTTTCCAAAATTTCACAATCTTTTTGAGATTtgcagattttattttcattttttattagtaGTTGAATAAATTTTGGCGTTGAAaacaatttgatttgatttgatggagAACAATGTGTCGATATTAATAAAACATGGTGGAAAGTggaattcatcatattgatttttgttacgatttgttgttttaattatgaattgttggttttaattatatttattgttttgtaCATGTATAAAAGtgttcgattttttttttattattgttagatCTAAAATATAGTTTGTATGTTCTTTTTTTGGATAAACAATCAAGTTACGTATGGCATTTTGAAAAACGATAAgtaaatataaatgtgtttGAGTTGTAATTAAATTGAAGATTCGCGTGTTAGTTGATTTGTGAAGAAAATAGTAAAACGTACATTTATTAACTAGACAAATAATAATTAGATATAATTCTTTGTACAGGTGAAGTATTACAAATGTATGAATAATGtctgaaaattatataaaatttgtatttaatgGTAAAACCTGCTCAgataatattcaaaaagtaaGAAGATATAATTCTGTGTACTGGTGAAGTATGAAAATTGTATTAATTGTGTACGAAATTTATAAGAAACTTGTATTAATTGTGTATGAAAATCTATATTTTGTTAAACTTACAATATATGTTTCTGttgaaattataatatatattttgtatttattttgtatagaaacaatattctttttgtttaattgaaatAGTGTATATGTCAgtgaatgatatattaaatgtGTATGAAGTTTGTATGAATTATTTTGATAGGTACAGATACAAAATCAGAAATTGGTCCACATTTTAGAACGGTTACAGCAACAAATTCTTTTAACCCAAGATGTAACTTTGTACCATTTACATTGATAACAAACATGTCATCCCTGTCATTTTTAGtttcaagaataaatatatGTCATAACATCTGACATTGAATTTTTATGTCAtgcaaatcataaaaaaattcaaacggTGTTTCTTGTAAGAATTGTTGAAACTTGTCTTGACCTAGGAAGGTCAACAGATCCGCAAACACATTCATGTTAATACATGAAGACAAATGTATTTGTATCTTCTTCTCCTataaaattggtaaattaaattaatacatttatcatACTATATAatgtcatataaaatcatatatatactgGTATGTTAAATGGACATTCAATTCAATTCATACACAAAGCATACAAAAACTGTACATCAGTTCATACACAATGCATACAAAAATTAGCACGTTTTAagggattttaaatttttttaaattagttagTTGCCTTAATTCTCTCAAATTAGtttaaatgatattaatttttgatttaattccTTGAAAAGCTCTACCAAATTGGCATGAACGTACATGTCATTTTGTTTTCCAAAATTTCACAATCTTTTTGAGATTtgcagattttattttcattttttattagtaGTTGAATAAATTTTGGCGTTGAAaacaatttgatttgatttgatggagAACAATGTGTCGATATTAATAAAACATGGTGGAAAGTggaattcatcatattgatttttgttacgatttgttgttttaattatgaattgttggttttaattatatttattgttttgtaCATGTATAAAAGtgttcgattttttttttattattgttagatCTAAAATATAGTTTGTATGTTCTTTTTTTGGATAAACAATCAAGTTACGTATGGCATTTTGAAAAACGATAAgtaaatataaatgtgtttGAGTTGTAATTAAATTGAAGATTCGCGTGTTAGTTGATTTGTGAAGAAAATAGTAAAACGTACATTTATTAACTAGACAAATAATAATTAGATATAATTCTTTGTACAGGTGAAGTATTACAAATGTATGAATAATGtctgaaaattatataaaatttgtatttaatgGTAAAACCTGCTCAgataatattcaaaaagtaaGAAGATATAATTCTGTGTACTGGTGAAGTATGAAAATTGTATTAATTGTGTATGAAATTTATAAGAAACTTGTATTAATTGTGTATGAAAATCTATATTTTGTTAAACTTACAATAtatgtttcttttgaaattttaatatatattttgtattaattttgtatagaaactatattctttttgtttaattgaaatAGTATATATGTCAgtgaatgatatattaaatgtgtatgaagtttgtataaattattttgataggTACAAATACAAAATCAGAAATTGATCCACATTTTAGACCGGTTACAGCAACAAATTCTTTTAACCCAAGATGTAGCTTTGTACCATTTACATTCATAACAAACATGTCATCCCTGTCATTTTTAGtttcaagaataaatatatGTCATAACATCTGACATTGGATTTTTATGTCAtgcaaatcataaaaaaattcaaacggTGTTTCTTGTAAGAATTGTTGAAACTTGTCTTGACCTAGGAAGGTCAACAGATCCGCAAACACATTCATGTTAATACATGAAGACAAATGTATTTGTATCTTCTTCTCCTataaaattggtaaattaaattaatacatttatcatACTATATAatgtcatataaaatcatatatatactgGTATGTTAAATGGACATTCAATTCAATTCATACACAAAGCATACAAAAATTGTACATCAGTCCATACACAATGcatacaatattaatacatatttaatttttttttaaaaaataatttatgatttttaaactATAAACTACTACTCAAACAGTACCACTAcattaattcatacatcaaaatcagaacataaaatatacagctttaatacttttaataatagtaaaaaatatacGACATACAACACTAATACATTATTCATACACTgatattgtaatagacaataTAGCATTTCATACACATAGCATACAAAGTTAATACATTAATGCATACATTCCTATAGTGaaatatagtaattattttatacACAAAATCATACAACATTAATACatcattatttatcaaaaatcatactttgttgtaatccaattataattcacaaatcatacaatattaaatcatacaatattcatatataattataatatacaatACTAAAAACTCAACtgatatataaatcatacaaatttcatGTACTATACTGttgacaaataaaatcaaaattaaacacaCTTTACAATATAATCATACACAGTTCATACATtgtttatacatttataatgtAATAAACTAGATGTAGCATTTCATACAAACTTacaacattctttcatatacaatatattcaacactaaatatacaaattaaaacaaaaagtaTGTAATTTTATTATGGATATTAATATTCAACAATATTATAAACTTGATACAAAACttaatacacaattcatacacaCTTCAAACATAAATCATAGAAATTTAATATACAAATCATACCAAATTAATACAGtgaatcatacacaattcatacatgtttcatatattgatattgtaatataaaaaatgtgtaatttcatacagtgaatcatacacaattcatacagaAATAACAGAACATAAAAGTGTACTATACTATTCACAATTAACTCgaaattagaataaaattaaatagataattttaatttaattttttttttaaaaaaaatttactaacctttaaaatttttttgggtttaactgtttcttcttcttcttgtaaaTGTGAAGTATCGATTTCAGAGGTTCTtggtttttttgattttgattttatcaaTTCTTCTACAAAATCAGATTCAGAATCTGATGAGTACtcaatttgttttcctttccttttctttcctctttctttCGCCCTTTTCTCCGATTCATCTACTTTTTgcttttctttcccttttctcttcttctcggATTCCTTTggatgtttgtttgttttttttttcatttttgatttcCCTGATCTAGCTTTGTCTTTTGCATATGAAGACTGAGTTTGTGTTtgtgataaaattttgaaagatggaGCATGAAATTCGTCTGAGCTTTGTTCATCAttcaaccttttggattttcgCGGGGTTTCATTGCCTCTCTTCGACATTGT
This window encodes:
- the LOC107012093 gene encoding S-type anion channel SLAH2-like; translated protein: MGTSDQQIHPANEATPEGLPSLIRFISSEMDHDFDAIVNDHINNQSALAPDSNSSNSAIMISEAAAAERESEKIHAVSISMPPTPKKVGFAESIEAPDSAAATSKDSKTKFYSQPMPRANTTNASSAGAHASCELARHPRISKLKDKRFDSFKTWSGGLERQLSNLRGNRNQETEQESVAQPCAEPEPNTPVNIPVDRFFDALEGPELDKLRASEESILPEDRTWPFLLRYPISSFGIILGVSSQAIMWKALATSASTKFLHISMDVNLVLWWISVVLMAIVTFTYALKIIFYFEAVRREYYHPIRVNFFFAPWIALLFLALGLPPSVYQNLPHALWYVLMTPFLCLELKIYGQWMSGGQRRLSKVANPSNHLSVVGNFVGSLLGASMGLKEGPIFFFAVGLAHYTVLFVTLYQRLPTNETLPKELHPVFFLFVAAPSVASMAWANIQGSFDFGARIAYFIALFLYFSLAVRINFFRGFRFSLAWWAYTFPMTGAAIATIKYSIMVNTVVTKCLVVILCTLSTFTVTGLLVTTIIHAFVLRDLFPNDISIAISERKPKTHRRWYHHRRAGSTDIDQFLKYADSAEAKDIEAALSGSVELISTSAPKEVSQD